The Polaribacter sp. MED152 region AGATACACCAATCTTATTTAATTCTGTTCCTATCCACTGAGAATTGGTATCAACGATTTGCCCAATTAAAATTTCATCTCCTATAGTAATTATCTCTGCTTTCATTGCGCTCCTATTTCATCTATTTCTAAGTTGGCTTTGCTCTTTTTTTCTAAAAACAACTTCATCAACCTAAAACATATTATACTAATTATGATACTTAAAACTATTGATAAATTTCTGTGATAATCAAGATTTTGGTCTACTTTAAAATCAGTAAATAAACCATATAATACTAGGTAAATTATTCTTATTAATAAACTTATTACAAAACCAAGACAAAAATAGATTACATTATTTTTCTGATATCTTTTTGCTAGAAAAACAAAACATATGCCCATTAAAATACAGACAAATATTTGAAAAATAAAATTTATCAAACTGTTATTTTACTCTAATATTAAAAGATTCTTTACCTTCTATAACCCCTTTTAGGTTATCGTTTTCTACAACTTTTCCTACGCCAGCAGGTGTTCCTGTAAAAATTATATCCCCTTTTTTTAACGTGAAGTACTGAGAAACATAGGCAATTAATTCATCTACTTTCCACAACATAGCAGCTGTATTTCCATTTTGTACTATTTCATCATTTTTAACCAATTGAAAATTTAAATCATTTATGTTAAAATTTTCTTTTGGATAAAACTCACCTATTACTGCACTGCCATCAAAAGCTTTTGCTTTTTCCCAAGGCAAGCCTTTTTCTTTACATTTTGCCTGTACATCTCTTGCAGTAAAATCTATACCTAGCCCAATTTCATCATAATATTTATGAGAAAACTTGGCATCTATATGCTTACCAACTTTATTAATTTTTACTAATACCTCTACTTCATAATGTACGTCATCAGAAAATGGTGGAATAAAAAATGGATTTTTTCTTGGTAAAATAGCAGAATCAGGTTTTAAAAATACAACAGGATTTTCTGGTTTTTCATTTTCTAACTCCTCTATATGTTTTGCGTAATTGCGCCCAATACAAATTATTTTCATAATTGAATTATTCTCCTGTTTCTGGAAATACAATTGCTCTATTTCCTGAAACTATAATTTGATTATTTAAATGATATTTTACTGCTCTTGCCAATACTAGCTTTTCTGTATCTGCACCAATTCTTTTAAGAGTTTTGGTGGTGCTTTCATGATTTACATGCTTTACATCTTGATCTATAATTGGCCCTTTATCTAAATCTTCTGTGGCATAATGAGCTGTTGCTCCAATTAGTTTAACTCCTCTTTGATAGGCTCTCTCATAAGGATTTGCTCCTTGAAATGCTGGTAATGAAGAATGATGAATATTTATAATTTTACCCTCATAATCGTTAATGAAACCAGAAGATAGCACTTGCATATACCTAGCCATAACAATTAAGTCTATATTATTCTCTTCTAATAATTCTCTTACCTGTGCTTCTTGCTGCAGCTTTGTATCTTTCGATATTGGTAAATGATAATAAGGTATACCAAACATATCTGCTACATACCTTAATTTATCATGGTTACTTATTACTAATTTTACGTTACAATTTAAACCACCTTCTCTAGATCTTTCTAACAAATCGTATAAATTATGGCTTGTATGTGAAACCATTATAGCTACATTTTGCACTTCATCTCCATAATTAACAGACCATTTAAAATCTAAAGGCGTTGCAAGGTCTAAAAAGTCTTTTTCTAAAGAAGATTTAGAAATATCTGAACCCTCAGAGTTCAGGCGAATTCGCATAAAATACGTGTTCTCTAAAGCATTTACATATTGCTGACAACTTAGAATATTGAATCCTTTCTCAAAAAAGAAACTGGTAATTTTAGCTACCAAACCTTTTTGATCTGGACATTGTATTAAAAAAGTTACGACTTGTGATTTCATTGTATTGAATTAGGATTGAACTATGGAATCCATTTTTTAGGAAAGTTTGGTTTACGCTTTTCTAAAAACGCATCTCTACCCTCTTTTGCTTCATCTGTCATATATGCTAAACGAGTAGCTTCACCTGCAAATACTTGCTGACCAACCATGCCATCGTCTGTTAAATTCATGGCAAACTTTAGCATTTTAATAGAAGTTGGACTTTTCTCTAAAATTTCTTGTGCCCACTCATAAGCTGTACTTTCTAACTCATCATGTGGAATAACTGCATTTACCATTCCCATTTCATAAGCTTCTTGTGCTGAATAATTTCTACCTAAAAAGAAAATTTCTCTTGCTTTTTTCTGACCTACCATTTTGGCTAAATACGCAGAACCATAACCACCATCAAAAGACGTTACATCTGCATCTGTTTGTTTAAAAATAGCGTGTTCTTTAGAAGCCAAAGTTAAATCGCAAACCACATGTAAACTATGGCCACCACCAACTGCCCAACCAGGAACAACAGCAATAACTGCTTTTGGCATAAAACGTATTAAACGTTGAACTTCTAATATATTTAATCTGTGATACCCATCATCACCCACATAACCTTGATGACCTCTTGCTTTTTGATCTCCTCCAGAACAAAAAGAATACACACCATCTTTGGTACTTGGTCCTTCTGCAGAAAGTAAAACTACCCCAATAGAAGTATCTTCACCTGCATCATAGAAAGCATCATATAATTCTTTTGTGGTTTTTGGTCTAAATGCATTTCTAACATTTGGTCTGTTAAATGCTATTCTTGCTACACCATTACATTTTTTATACGTAATGTCTTCATATTCTTTAGCAACTTTCCATTCAGGTTGTATCATATTTTTGTATTTTGTACGTTCTTGTTACCGTTAAAACTTCTTTGTTTACAAAAATAAACATTCTAACTTATGATTAAGAAATCACTATCACTTATATTTTTACTTTTTTGCTTTTCTGGTTTTTCTCAAAACATTATTACCAAGCAATTAGAATCTGACATATTAGAAACTACTAGAAATTTAAGAATTTATATCCCTGCAACTTATGAGCAAGACAGTATTAAAAACTACCCCTTAACTATTGTTTTTGATGAAGAATATCTATTTGATACTTATGTTGGTAATGCAAAACTTTTTGCAAAGAAAGACAAAGCTCCTCAACAAATTATTGTAGGTATTTCTATGGATGAAACAAGAAGTCAAGATATTTCTTTTGACAGAAATTCTGGAAGATTATCTACAACTGCGAACTACTTTTACGAATTTGTAAGAGATGAAGTGATTTTCTATATGGAAAGCACCTATAGAACATCGCCTTTTATAACTATTGTAGGTCAGGGCTATTCTGCAAATTTAGTAACACATTATTTAAAAGAAAATACAGCTTTTATCAATGCATTTGTATGTATAAACCCAAGTTTTTCTGATTTTATAGGGCAAGAACTACAGAGATACAACTTGCCAAAATATCAAAAAGAAGACAACACTTTTTATTTTTACACGAATAATGCAACTTCTTTTTCTAGCCAAAAAAAAGTTAAAATAGATCAAGTTCAAAAAGGTTTATCTGGTTTAGAAATTAAAAACTTTAATGTTGTTAATGATGTTATAGAAACACCAAGCGCAGTATCAGCAATGGGAGAAGCAATACCAAGAGCATTAACCAAGATTTTTGAGGTTTACTCTGCAATATCGAAAGAAGAATATGAAAAGAATATTAAAGAGTTATCTCCTGAAGATGCCATTTATTATTTAGAAAACAAGTATTTAGAAATCGAATTTTTATTTGGAACCAATTTAGGTATTAGAGAAAAAGATATTTATGCTATTGAAAACATTATTATAGAAAAAGAAAATGGAGATAAGTTAAGAGACTTTGGTAAAATGATCTTAAAGCTTTTTCCTTCATCGCCTTTAGGAGAGTATTATATAGGTAGATATTACGAAACTGGTAAAATGTTTAAAAAAGCGCTAAAATATTATAAAATTGGGTATGGAAAAATGGATCCTGCAGATCCTAATTCTGATGCTTATTACGAAAATATTTTAAGACTTGGTGGTCAATAATATAAGTTGGCAGTACAAATTTTATTCAATAATAACTGCCAACTTTAAACTGTATTCTGATTACTGATTTATAAGCTCTATCCTATCTTCTTTAATAACTATTAATTTATTTTTATAAAGATTCCCTACAGCTTTTTTAAATGCTTTCTTACTCATTTTCATGTGAAAACGTATAGAATCTGGAGAGCTTTTATCTGTCAATAATAAAAAACCTTCTCTACTATCTTTTAACTTTTGTAAAACTTTTTCTACATCAGAATCAATTACATTTCTAAAACCTTGAGGACGTAAAGAAACATCTATTTTACCATCTTCTCTTATGTTTTTAATGTAGCCAGTAACCTCCATATTTTCTTCTAATGGCTGAAAAACTTCACTTCTAAAAAGTAAACCATCAAACTCTTCATTAATTAAAACTGTATAACCTAAACCTGTTTCAGTTTCAATTACTAACTGCACTTTATCTCCTTCTTGTAAATCCATTATTT contains the following coding sequences:
- a CDS encoding 1,4-dihydroxy-2-naphthoyl-CoA synthase, which gives rise to MIQPEWKVAKEYEDITYKKCNGVARIAFNRPNVRNAFRPKTTKELYDAFYDAGEDTSIGVVLLSAEGPSTKDGVYSFCSGGDQKARGHQGYVGDDGYHRLNILEVQRLIRFMPKAVIAVVPGWAVGGGHSLHVVCDLTLASKEHAIFKQTDADVTSFDGGYGSAYLAKMVGQKKAREIFFLGRNYSAQEAYEMGMVNAVIPHDELESTAYEWAQEILEKSPTSIKMLKFAMNLTDDGMVGQQVFAGEATRLAYMTDEAKEGRDAFLEKRKPNFPKKWIP
- a CDS encoding fumarylacetoacetate hydrolase family protein; the protein is MKIICIGRNYAKHIEELENEKPENPVVFLKPDSAILPRKNPFFIPPFSDDVHYEVEVLVKINKVGKHIDAKFSHKYYDEIGLGIDFTARDVQAKCKEKGLPWEKAKAFDGSAVIGEFYPKENFNINDLNFQLVKNDEIVQNGNTAAMLWKVDELIAYVSQYFTLKKGDIIFTGTPAGVGKVVENDNLKGVIEGKESFNIRVK
- the purU gene encoding formyltetrahydrofolate deformylase encodes the protein MKSQVVTFLIQCPDQKGLVAKITSFFFEKGFNILSCQQYVNALENTYFMRIRLNSEGSDISKSSLEKDFLDLATPLDFKWSVNYGDEVQNVAIMVSHTSHNLYDLLERSREGGLNCNVKLVISNHDKLRYVADMFGIPYYHLPISKDTKLQQEAQVRELLEENNIDLIVMARYMQVLSSGFINDYEGKIINIHHSSLPAFQGANPYERAYQRGVKLIGATAHYATEDLDKGPIIDQDVKHVNHESTTKTLKRIGADTEKLVLARAVKYHLNNQIIVSGNRAIVFPETGE